In Calothrix sp. PCC 7507, one DNA window encodes the following:
- a CDS encoding TolB family protein, protein MKKFTSGFWLQRPIHWSLFFSLTGGLVSCSPGTIPFVSTSLNSRYTEEQPSLSGNGRFLAFVSNRNGNQQLLVFDLETQSFIATPGLNRPETIAESPSLSYTGRYIVYLTSDQGRPVVALYDRAIQQSQILTPIYRGWVRNPGISPDGRYIVFETASRGQWDIEVLDRGPTMELDIPNGSTVAPPPGVQ, encoded by the coding sequence GTGAAAAAATTTACGTCTGGATTTTGGCTCCAAAGACCAATTCATTGGAGCCTGTTTTTTAGCTTGACAGGTGGGCTTGTCTCTTGTAGTCCTGGTACTATCCCTTTTGTCTCTACTTCCCTCAACAGTCGCTACACTGAGGAGCAACCGAGTTTGAGTGGCAATGGGCGTTTTTTAGCGTTTGTTTCTAATCGGAATGGTAATCAGCAATTGCTAGTGTTTGATTTGGAAACACAAAGCTTTATTGCTACGCCGGGTTTAAATCGACCGGAGACAATTGCCGAAAGTCCTAGCCTTAGCTACACAGGGCGTTATATTGTATATCTTACTAGCGATCAAGGTAGACCAGTGGTAGCGCTCTACGATCGCGCTATACAACAATCACAAATCCTCACCCCCATCTATCGCGGCTGGGTCAGAAACCCTGGTATCAGTCCCGATGGACGCTATATAGTATTTGAAACCGCCAGCCGTGGTCAATGGGATATTGAAGTCCTAGACCGGGGGCCAACTATGGAGTTAGATATTCCTAACGGTTCTACCGTGGCTCCACCGCCTGGGGTACAGTAA
- the accC gene encoding acetyl-CoA carboxylase biotin carboxylase subunit translates to MKFDKILIANRGEIALRILRACEEMGIATIAVHSTVDRNALHVQLADEAVCIGEPASIKSYLNIPNIIAAALTRNASAIHPGYGFLSENARFVEICADHHIAFIGPTPEAIRLMGDKATAKETMQRAGVPTVPGSDGIVESEEEGLALAKDIGYPVMIKATAGGGGRGMRLVRSEDEFVKLYLAAQGEAGAAFGNSGVYIEKFIERPRHIEFQILADNYGNVIHLGERDCSIQRRNQKLLEEAPSPALDSDLRDKMGEAAVKAAQFINYTGAGTIEFLLDKSGKFYFMEMNTRIQVEHPVTEMITGIDLVAEQIRIAQGERLKLTQDQVVLRGHSIECRINAEDPDHDFRPSPGRISGYLPPGGPGVRIDSHVYTDYQIPPYYDSLIGKLIVWGPDRPTAINRMKRALRECAITGLPTTIGFHQRIMETPQFLQGNVSTSFVQDINS, encoded by the coding sequence ATGAAGTTTGACAAAATATTAATTGCCAATCGGGGAGAAATTGCCCTTCGCATTCTCCGAGCCTGTGAGGAAATGGGAATTGCAACGATCGCTGTTCACTCCACTGTTGACCGAAATGCTCTACATGTGCAACTTGCCGATGAAGCGGTTTGCATTGGAGAACCTGCCAGCATTAAAAGTTACTTGAACATTCCCAATATTATTGCTGCCGCCTTGACACGCAATGCCAGTGCCATTCATCCTGGTTACGGCTTTTTATCAGAAAATGCTCGGTTTGTGGAAATCTGTGCCGATCATCACATCGCTTTTATCGGCCCGACTCCCGAAGCCATCCGCTTGATGGGGGATAAAGCCACCGCCAAAGAAACCATGCAAAGGGCTGGTGTGCCAACAGTACCGGGTAGTGATGGGATAGTAGAATCTGAGGAGGAAGGATTAGCACTTGCCAAGGATATTGGTTATCCAGTGATGATCAAAGCCACGGCGGGTGGCGGTGGTAGGGGGATGCGTTTGGTGCGTTCTGAAGACGAATTCGTCAAACTCTACCTAGCTGCTCAAGGAGAAGCGGGTGCAGCTTTTGGCAATTCCGGCGTTTACATCGAAAAATTTATTGAGCGTCCCCGCCACATTGAATTTCAAATTTTGGCGGATAATTACGGTAACGTGATCCATTTAGGTGAACGGGATTGCTCAATACAGCGTCGTAATCAAAAGCTGCTGGAAGAAGCTCCCAGCCCGGCTTTAGACTCAGACCTGCGAGATAAAATGGGAGAAGCTGCGGTGAAAGCTGCCCAATTTATTAACTACACTGGGGCAGGCACAATCGAATTTCTTCTCGATAAATCTGGTAAGTTCTACTTTATGGAAATGAACACCCGGATTCAAGTTGAACATCCTGTAACAGAGATGATTACGGGGATCGACTTGGTTGCTGAACAAATCCGGATTGCTCAAGGGGAAAGACTGAAACTTACCCAAGATCAAGTTGTGTTACGGGGTCATTCGATCGAGTGTCGCATCAATGCCGAAGATCCCGACCATGATTTTCGTCCGTCCCCTGGTAGAATTAGCGGTTATCTCCCCCCTGGGGGACCCGGTGTGCGGATTGATTCTCATGTTTACACCGATTACCAAATTCCTCCCTACTATGACTCCCTCATCGGGAAGTTAATTGTTTGGGGACCAGATCGCCCCACTGCCATTAACCGGATGAAACGGGCATTGCGGGAATGTGCCATCACTGGACTACCTACCACTATTGGATTCCATCAACGCATTATGGAAACCCCGCAGTTTTTACAGGGTAATGTCTCGACTAGTTTTGTGCAGGATATAAATTCTTAG
- the ccsB gene encoding c-type cytochrome biogenesis protein CcsB, whose translation MNLVALQNWLDITSFAVLFLTMLVYWVGAAFPNLPTIAALGTAGIAIANLCIATLLGARWIEAGYFPLSNLYESLFFLVWGITAVHLIAENSSRSRLVGVFTAPVAMVITGFATLTLPSQMQVAEPLVPALKSSWLMMHVSVMMLSYAALMVGSLLAIAFLVVTRGQNIQLQGSSVGNGGYRSNGYKLRKAGELVSESSAPAVESNGVVRFESNNNGNSNTAVLDTAVLTTPIQNSEPLSPQRLSLAETLDNISYRIIGLGFPLLTIGIIAGGVWANNAWGSYWSWDPKETWALITWLVFAAYLHSRITRGWQGRRPAILATAGLVVVWICYLGVNILGKGLHSYGWFF comes from the coding sequence ATGAATCTGGTTGCACTCCAGAATTGGCTAGATATTACCTCCTTTGCCGTCTTGTTCTTAACAATGCTGGTGTATTGGGTAGGCGCGGCTTTTCCGAATTTACCGACAATAGCTGCTTTGGGGACAGCTGGGATAGCGATCGCTAATTTGTGTATAGCTACCCTATTAGGGGCACGATGGATAGAAGCTGGCTATTTTCCGCTAAGTAATCTGTATGAATCTCTGTTTTTCTTAGTTTGGGGAATTACCGCAGTTCACCTGATTGCTGAAAATAGCAGCCGTAGCCGCCTAGTGGGAGTATTTACTGCTCCTGTAGCGATGGTAATCACTGGTTTTGCCACCTTGACATTACCATCCCAAATGCAAGTAGCAGAACCCTTAGTACCTGCTTTGAAGTCAAGTTGGCTGATGATGCATGTGAGCGTGATGATGCTGAGTTACGCCGCTTTAATGGTAGGTTCACTGTTAGCGATCGCCTTTCTCGTAGTCACTCGTGGACAAAATATCCAACTCCAAGGGAGTTCCGTTGGTAATGGCGGCTACCGCAGCAACGGCTATAAGTTACGCAAAGCAGGCGAATTAGTCTCTGAATCATCCGCACCCGCTGTTGAAAGTAATGGCGTTGTGCGTTTTGAAAGCAATAACAACGGTAATAGTAACACTGCTGTTTTGGACACAGCAGTACTAACAACCCCTATCCAAAACTCTGAACCACTTTCACCCCAACGCCTTAGCCTTGCCGAAACCCTCGACAACATCAGCTATCGCATCATTGGACTAGGATTTCCCCTGCTAACAATCGGTATAATTGCTGGTGGCGTTTGGGCTAACAATGCTTGGGGTTCCTACTGGAGTTGGGACCCGAAGGAAACTTGGGCGTTAATCACTTGGTTAGTCTTCGCCGCTTACCTTCATTCCCGGATTACTCGCGGTTGGCAAGGCCGTCGTCCCGCAATTTTAGCTACTGCAGGCCTTGTTGTTGTGTGGATTTGTTACCTTGGTGTGAATATTTTGGGTAAAGGTTTACATTCCTACGGTTGGTTTTTCTAA
- a CDS encoding TolB family protein, which produces MTRAIFIPIFTCLTLLTGCVGYPRLLSYPFDPGGRSLNSLASELNPNISGRYIVFTSDRRGSQDVYLFDRLTSNLIDLPDLNSLDTIASHPSVSESGRYIVFAASRQGRSAIFLYDRETRQSRNLTANLQAEVRNPTISTDGSRIAFESSNNGQWDILVYDRSGRPLNIPQEPR; this is translated from the coding sequence ATGACCCGCGCTATTTTTATACCTATTTTTACTTGTTTAACTTTGTTAACTGGCTGTGTTGGCTACCCTCGACTGCTGAGTTATCCTTTTGATCCGGGGGGAAGGAGTCTCAACAGTTTGGCTTCGGAATTAAATCCCAATATTTCTGGGAGATATATTGTTTTTACCAGCGACAGACGGGGTAGCCAAGATGTTTATCTGTTTGATCGGCTAACTAGCAATTTAATTGATTTACCAGATTTAAATTCCTTAGATACGATCGCTTCTCATCCTAGTGTGTCTGAAAGTGGTCGCTACATTGTTTTTGCGGCTAGTCGTCAAGGGCGATCGGCGATTTTTCTCTATGACCGGGAAACCCGCCAATCACGAAATTTGACCGCGAATCTGCAAGCAGAAGTCCGCAACCCCACTATTAGCACCGATGGCAGTAGGATTGCTTTTGAGTCTAGTAACAATGGGCAATGGGATATTTTAGTCTATGACCGCTCTGGCAGACCATTGAATATCCCGCAAGAACCACGTTAG
- a CDS encoding Ycf66 family protein, whose translation MLNFGLNSASLLAQVNFGTNSASILGIFLAVSGAALYFLRTVRPELSRDQDIFFAAVGLLCGFILIFQGWRLDPILQFGQLLLVGTTVFFAVESIRLRSIATQQAKRNTPIVDEDRPVSNKYSYNRRYQAEVDAELDPLPYEEEEDRPVRARIRGSRDERSPRDDYYEDQPPRSSERRNSRDKQEPTDKGRRRNPARPASRPVERNDEDNWGAGSREVNDWDSSGDEVRKPSRRGNNAPQRPESRDEDVAPRQRRRRPPSDSVTRREREDDEAIPTDYVEYKPLEKPDEDEDNSNKFDGY comes from the coding sequence ATGCTAAATTTTGGGCTGAACTCAGCCAGTCTTCTGGCTCAGGTAAATTTCGGGACTAACTCAGCCAGTATTCTGGGAATTTTCCTGGCTGTGTCTGGGGCAGCACTATATTTTCTCCGAACTGTGCGCCCGGAACTGTCACGAGATCAAGATATCTTTTTTGCAGCGGTGGGCTTACTTTGCGGTTTTATTTTAATCTTCCAAGGTTGGCGACTAGACCCGATTTTGCAATTTGGTCAGTTGCTTTTAGTGGGTACGACTGTGTTTTTTGCGGTTGAAAGTATTCGCTTAAGGAGTATAGCTACCCAGCAAGCTAAACGTAACACTCCCATTGTGGACGAAGACCGTCCAGTGAGCAACAAATATTCTTATAATCGGCGGTATCAGGCTGAGGTGGATGCAGAGTTAGATCCATTGCCTTATGAGGAAGAGGAAGATCGCCCTGTACGTGCCAGAATTAGAGGTAGCAGGGATGAGCGATCGCCTCGTGATGACTATTATGAAGATCAGCCTCCCCGCAGTTCAGAACGCCGCAATAGTCGGGACAAGCAGGAACCAACTGATAAAGGCCGCCGCCGCAATCCTGCGCGACCAGCGAGTCGTCCTGTTGAAAGAAATGATGAAGATAATTGGGGTGCTGGGTCTAGAGAAGTTAATGATTGGGACAGTTCAGGGGACGAAGTTAGAAAACCTTCTCGTCGTGGTAATAATGCGCCTCAGCGCCCAGAAAGTCGTGATGAGGATGTTGCTCCCAGACAGAGAAGACGACGCCCACCTAGTGACTCGGTGACTCGCAGAGAGCGGGAAGATGACGAAGCCATCCCAACTGATTATGTAGAATACAAACCACTGGAAAAACCAGATGAGGATGAGGATAATTCCAACAAATTTGATGGTTATTAA
- the psbX gene encoding photosystem II reaction center X protein, whose amino-acid sequence MTPALANFLWSLLWGTLIVVVPATVGLIFISQKDKIQRS is encoded by the coding sequence ATGACACCTGCTTTAGCAAATTTCCTTTGGAGTCTGTTGTGGGGTACTCTCATTGTCGTTGTTCCGGCGACAGTTGGGCTAATTTTCATTAGCCAAAAAGATAAAATCCAGCGTTCATAA
- a CDS encoding YggT family protein, with protein sequence MTGVNLTAWILGLVLGLMIFLFIFRIILTWYPQLDLNRFPLNVIAWPTEPFLALLQKLIPPIGGVDITPIIWVGIFSLLREILLGQQGLLTMLSRVS encoded by the coding sequence ATGACTGGTGTTAACCTGACTGCTTGGATTCTCGGACTTGTATTGGGATTGATGATATTTTTGTTTATTTTCCGCATCATTCTCACTTGGTATCCGCAACTGGATCTAAATCGTTTCCCCCTGAATGTCATAGCCTGGCCTACTGAACCGTTTTTAGCCCTCCTGCAAAAGCTGATCCCACCCATAGGCGGAGTAGATATCACCCCCATCATTTGGGTGGGAATTTTCAGCTTGCTGCGGGAGATTTTGTTGGGTCAGCAAGGGTTATTGACCATGTTGTCTCGAGTAAGTTAG
- a CDS encoding geranylgeranyl reductase family protein produces the protein MYDCIIVGAGPAGGTAAYHLAKQGRSVLVVEKESLPRYKPCGGGVSPAIAQWFDFDFSPAISLKVDTFRCTLKMGDAVENKLEIAEPVWMVRREVFDHFLVQQAQKQGAQLQDNTEVTGIELKTDHWQVNTAHEQFTGRYLIAADGAKGPTAKWLGFKDRKRRLAGALEAEIPASVENCSTFHFDFGTVKNGYIWNFPKADGYSVGVGTFIGNEPQDYKKILTDYVHNIGLDVKTCKQYGYPICQWDGNQKLHTQNAVLAGEAACIVDPFTAEGIRPSILSGLLAANAIHEALSGDINALAKYSDAINEQWGADMAWAQKIALAFYRFPSLGYRVGVKRPPGAQVMGKIFSGELRYEDVAARALKRLIPGFGG, from the coding sequence ATGTATGACTGTATCATCGTCGGTGCTGGGCCAGCTGGTGGAACCGCTGCATATCATTTAGCCAAGCAGGGGCGCTCAGTATTAGTTGTAGAAAAAGAATCTTTGCCCAGATATAAACCCTGTGGTGGTGGTGTATCACCAGCGATCGCCCAATGGTTTGACTTCGACTTTAGCCCCGCAATTTCTTTGAAGGTAGACACCTTTCGCTGCACTTTGAAAATGGGTGATGCAGTAGAAAATAAACTAGAAATTGCCGAACCCGTATGGATGGTACGACGTGAAGTATTTGACCATTTTCTAGTCCAACAAGCCCAAAAACAAGGCGCTCAACTACAAGACAACACAGAAGTCACAGGAATTGAGCTAAAAACCGATCATTGGCAAGTAAACACAGCCCACGAACAATTTACAGGCCGCTACTTAATCGCTGCTGATGGTGCCAAAGGCCCAACAGCAAAATGGCTGGGCTTCAAAGACCGCAAACGCCGCTTGGCAGGTGCTTTAGAAGCAGAAATTCCTGCCAGTGTAGAAAACTGTTCCACTTTTCACTTTGACTTCGGCACTGTCAAAAATGGCTACATCTGGAACTTTCCCAAAGCCGACGGTTATTCTGTTGGGGTTGGTACATTCATCGGCAACGAACCCCAAGATTATAAAAAGATATTAACTGATTACGTCCATAATATTGGTTTGGATGTCAAAACTTGCAAGCAGTATGGTTATCCCATTTGCCAGTGGGATGGCAATCAAAAATTGCATACCCAAAATGCGGTTTTGGCTGGGGAAGCAGCTTGTATAGTAGACCCTTTTACAGCAGAAGGTATTCGCCCCTCAATTTTGAGTGGTTTACTAGCAGCAAACGCCATTCATGAAGCCCTTTCTGGCGATATAAACGCTTTAGCAAAATATAGCGATGCGATTAACGAGCAATGGGGCGCTGATATGGCTTGGGCGCAAAAAATAGCTCTAGCATTCTATCGCTTTCCCAGCCTTGGCTACAGAGTCGGTGTGAAGCGCCCCCCTGGTGCCCAAGTTATGGGTAAAATTTTCTCTGGTGAACTGCGTTATGAGGATGTTGCTGCTCGCGCCCTCAAGCGTTTAATTCCTGGTTTTGGGGGTTAG
- a CDS encoding DUF3352 domain-containing protein, which yields MTPPVVSAPMKKNKKSSLVLTLSAAGLLIGVGSAAYWLLTQGQPFSRDLPVGANIIPQDALFAVSLSTDPREWQKLREFGTKETQAELDKSLVQLRDRFLTNNGYDFQKDIQPWVGDKVAIAILTPQGNPPKPVATNVDPASNQQSLIMVLPVKDPEKAKSILAQPKTLKQGKWIDRTYQGFAIKQTDGQTGENLSATLLDGRFLVITDNPTATERAIDAYKSKVSLATIGGFAENFPKIANYQPFAQFYVNVPKAAKIAAASPNRHLPAQVLTQLQNNQGLAGTITLEAEGIRLKGVSWLNPNSQRVLAVENKAGKMQNRVPAETLMMLSGGNLQRLWGDYVLTSQGNPLSPITPEQLRGGVKSLTTLDLDRDLLNWMKGEFAVSVIPNTPKEGSSEDFRAGLLFMVQTSERPSAEKSLKQLDDVMKNQYQFQIQPGTVGGKPVVNWIGPFGTLTATHGWLDDDVAFLVLGAPITDKIVPKPNYTLGSTVPFRQTVPSELNPTNGQFFLDVERTAKNFPLPTLFPNQQTWLAITRSIGVTTAVSDSRSNRYDIFLALKKADTSTSPVVIPLPTATPSVSKSP from the coding sequence ATGACACCCCCTGTTGTGTCTGCTCCGATGAAGAAAAACAAGAAATCATCTCTGGTGCTGACGCTCTCGGCTGCTGGATTATTGATTGGTGTCGGGAGTGCGGCATACTGGTTGTTGACCCAAGGGCAACCATTTTCTAGAGATTTGCCAGTAGGTGCAAATATTATTCCTCAAGATGCCTTGTTTGCGGTTTCCCTCAGCACAGATCCTAGGGAATGGCAAAAATTAAGGGAGTTTGGGACAAAGGAAACTCAAGCAGAATTGGATAAAAGTTTAGTCCAATTACGCGATCGCTTTCTGACTAATAATGGTTATGACTTCCAGAAAGATATTCAACCTTGGGTAGGTGATAAAGTAGCGATCGCCATTTTGACACCCCAAGGAAATCCACCTAAACCAGTGGCGACTAATGTCGATCCTGCGAGTAATCAGCAGTCCTTAATTATGGTTCTACCGGTGAAAGACCCGGAAAAAGCCAAAAGTATTTTGGCACAACCCAAAACCCTTAAACAAGGGAAATGGATTGACCGCACATATCAAGGATTTGCCATCAAACAAACTGATGGACAAACTGGGGAAAACCTCTCAGCGACATTATTAGATGGGCGTTTCCTTGTGATTACCGATAATCCCACCGCGACAGAAAGAGCAATTGACGCCTACAAAAGTAAAGTATCCCTAGCTACAATAGGGGGCTTTGCTGAGAATTTCCCCAAAATTGCCAACTACCAACCCTTTGCCCAGTTTTATGTGAATGTACCCAAAGCTGCGAAAATAGCCGCTGCTTCTCCCAATCGTCATTTACCAGCACAAGTATTAACTCAACTTCAGAATAACCAAGGATTAGCAGGAACAATTACCCTGGAAGCTGAAGGAATCCGGTTAAAGGGCGTTTCTTGGCTTAACCCCAATAGTCAGCGCGTGCTAGCGGTGGAAAACAAAGCTGGGAAAATGCAAAACCGCGTACCAGCAGAAACCTTAATGATGTTATCTGGTGGGAACTTACAGCGTTTATGGGGAGACTATGTTTTAACATCACAGGGAAATCCCTTGTCCCCAATCACACCAGAACAACTGCGGGGTGGCGTGAAATCTTTAACTACTCTAGATTTAGATCGGGATTTACTCAATTGGATGAAAGGCGAATTTGCTGTTTCAGTGATTCCCAATACCCCAAAAGAAGGCTCATCAGAAGATTTTCGTGCTGGGTTGCTGTTTATGGTACAGACAAGCGAGCGCCCATCAGCCGAAAAATCTCTCAAACAGCTAGATGATGTGATGAAAAATCAATACCAATTCCAAATTCAACCAGGAACAGTTGGAGGGAAACCCGTCGTCAATTGGATTGGGCCTTTTGGTACTTTAACCGCCACCCACGGCTGGTTGGATGATGATGTCGCTTTTTTAGTCCTGGGCGCGCCCATCACCGATAAAATAGTTCCTAAGCCAAACTACACATTAGGTAGCACAGTCCCTTTCCGACAAACTGTGCCTTCTGAACTCAATCCGACAAATGGTCAATTTTTCTTGGATGTAGAACGGACAGCCAAAAATTTCCCCTTACCAACTTTATTTCCCAATCAACAAACATGGCTAGCAATTACACGTTCAATTGGTGTGACAACTGCTGTCAGCGATAGTCGCAGTAACCGTTATGACATTTTTTTAGCACTCAAAAAGGCTGACACCTCAACTAGTCCAGTTGTCATTCCTCTACCTACAGCTACACCATCTGTTAGCAAATCACCATGA
- a CDS encoding succinate dehydrogenase/fumarate reductase iron-sulfur subunit — MIASSSGSELKENVGSEIARLQQIPSPKAQVNTIPEITVAPLGNMPVIKDLVVNMDNFWNNLEAVTPYVSTAARQVPEREFLQSPEERSRLDQTGNCIMCGACYSECNAREVNPEFVGPHALAKAYRMVADSRDRTTESRLESYNEDTKGVWGCTRCLYCDSVCPMEVAPLEQITKIKQEILTRKQASDSRTIRHRKVLIDLVKAGGWIDERQFGLQVVGNYFQDLKGLLSLAPLGLRMLCRGKFPLSFESSQGTQQVRSLIESVQKVEGNGE, encoded by the coding sequence ATGATCGCCAGTTCCTCTGGTAGTGAACTCAAGGAAAATGTTGGCAGTGAAATTGCTAGATTACAACAGATCCCGTCGCCAAAAGCTCAGGTAAATACCATTCCAGAAATCACGGTTGCACCTTTGGGGAATATGCCTGTGATTAAGGATTTAGTTGTGAATATGGACAACTTCTGGAATAATTTGGAGGCAGTTACCCCCTATGTGAGTACAGCAGCGCGACAAGTACCAGAAAGGGAATTTCTGCAAAGCCCGGAAGAGCGATCGCGTCTTGACCAAACTGGCAACTGTATTATGTGCGGAGCTTGCTATTCTGAGTGCAATGCTCGCGAAGTTAATCCCGAATTTGTGGGGCCTCATGCTCTCGCCAAAGCTTACCGCATGGTGGCAGATTCTCGCGATCGCACAACTGAAAGTCGTTTAGAAAGTTATAACGAAGATACTAAAGGCGTTTGGGGTTGTACCCGTTGTTTGTACTGTGACTCAGTTTGTCCAATGGAAGTAGCACCATTAGAGCAAATCACCAAAATTAAACAAGAAATTCTCACACGCAAACAAGCCAGCGACAGCCGCACAATTCGCCACCGCAAAGTCTTGATAGATTTAGTCAAAGCCGGCGGCTGGATTGACGAACGACAATTTGGTTTACAAGTCGTCGGGAATTATTTTCAAGACCTTAAGGGATTGTTGAGTCTTGCACCCCTGGGTTTAAGAATGTTATGTCGCGGTAAATTCCCCCTTTCCTTTGAATCTTCCCAAGGAACCCAACAAGTGCGATCGCTCATCGAATCTGTGCAAAAAGTCGAAGGGAATGGGGAATAG
- a CDS encoding AbrB family transcriptional regulator: MTETATAPLTGKALLGKVKELSSLPRRERAKQCGYYTVTKNNQVRVNLTDFYDALLSARGIPLSPEAPKDGRGREPTYRVSVHQNGQIVIGATYTKAMGLKPGDEFEIRLGYKHIHLIQLGESDKKLTQPDLDSEDESDEEDLDEEE; the protein is encoded by the coding sequence ATGACTGAAACTGCAACCGCACCATTAACCGGAAAAGCACTGCTTGGTAAAGTAAAAGAACTTTCCAGCCTACCACGTCGAGAAAGAGCCAAACAGTGCGGCTATTACACTGTTACTAAGAATAACCAGGTTCGTGTCAATCTCACTGACTTCTATGATGCTTTGCTATCGGCTAGAGGAATTCCCTTAAGTCCCGAAGCACCTAAAGATGGACGCGGTCGCGAACCGACATATAGAGTTAGCGTGCATCAAAACGGTCAGATTGTCATTGGTGCTACATACACCAAAGCAATGGGTTTAAAACCTGGAGATGAATTTGAAATTAGACTGGGATATAAGCACATTCACTTGATTCAACTCGGTGAAAGTGATAAAAAATTAACCCAGCCCGATTTAGACTCTGAAGATGAATCAGATGAAGAAGATTTAGACGAAGAGGAATAA
- a CDS encoding chorismate lyase has protein sequence MTVTFTPTNNFTVPAAWHRLTPIWQGEEKVIQQGLPHTQLAPAWQLLLLGDGSPTRHLELLTGEPTEVDVIDMSLIGKDSDAAPDLIQAVPGPRLRRQVWLRTPSGQRLAYATSWWEASHVDEYLQNRSLPIWASLARLRTELYRDVQGIYYGYSTALELGFAETGPFWGRHYLFWHHGQPLTLIYEVFSPYLTKYLGAMQLDLTNQ, from the coding sequence TTGACTGTAACTTTTACACCAACCAACAATTTTACTGTGCCAGCAGCTTGGCATCGCCTCACCCCGATTTGGCAAGGTGAGGAGAAAGTCATTCAACAAGGTTTGCCTCACACTCAGCTAGCACCAGCTTGGCAATTGCTGCTTTTAGGCGACGGTTCGCCAACAAGGCACCTAGAACTGCTCACCGGTGAACCCACAGAGGTGGATGTGATTGATATGTCCTTAATTGGTAAGGACTCAGATGCTGCTCCCGACTTAATTCAAGCTGTACCAGGGCCGCGGCTGCGACGTCAGGTGTGGTTGCGTACTCCCTCCGGTCAACGATTGGCTTATGCGACTTCGTGGTGGGAAGCTAGTCATGTGGATGAGTATTTACAAAACCGTTCTTTACCAATTTGGGCAAGTTTAGCTCGTCTCCGCACAGAGTTGTATCGTGATGTGCAAGGAATTTATTACGGCTACTCAACTGCATTAGAGTTAGGTTTTGCCGAAACAGGGCCTTTTTGGGGTCGCCATTATTTATTTTGGCATCATGGGCAGCCTTTGACCTTGATTTATGAAGTTTTCTCACCTTACTTAACAAAATATTTGGGAGCTATGCAGCTAGATTTAACAAATCAGTAA
- a CDS encoding CPBP family intramembrane glutamic endopeptidase yields MFFVSIFITLFESSADTLLAFLKDAPVLVVVMTFFTVWVFLWLPVAIVSAIILNWRPGKPLQPEQKIPLLVPLYLLAPLVLWGINWLGFRAFSDYGFVKNSSIVNSLLLGFGLGVLGLVAVFTCQFYLGWCKWQQCNFKRVPSILLPTLLIALFVGGIEELVFRGFIFTELEQDYPIWVAAIISSLIFALLHLVWEQHETIPQLPGLWLMGMVLVLARFADRGNLGIAWGLHAGWVWAIATLDTAELITYTSTVSEWYTGKHKKPLAGLAGIICILGTGVILWLFSEYF; encoded by the coding sequence GTGTTTTTTGTGTCGATTTTCATAACCTTATTCGAGTCATCAGCCGACACCTTACTGGCATTTCTCAAAGATGCACCAGTATTAGTTGTAGTGATGACTTTTTTTACTGTCTGGGTATTTCTTTGGTTGCCAGTAGCAATAGTATCAGCAATAATACTTAATTGGCGACCTGGAAAACCTTTACAGCCAGAGCAAAAAATTCCTTTATTGGTACCCCTTTATTTATTAGCTCCCTTGGTTCTATGGGGAATTAATTGGCTAGGATTTAGGGCTTTTTCTGATTACGGCTTTGTCAAAAATAGCTCAATTGTCAATTCTTTGCTACTAGGTTTTGGCTTGGGAGTGCTGGGACTAGTGGCTGTATTTACCTGCCAATTCTACTTAGGTTGGTGTAAATGGCAGCAGTGTAATTTTAAGCGCGTACCATCCATTTTGCTACCGACTTTGTTAATTGCGCTATTCGTAGGTGGGATAGAGGAGTTAGTTTTTCGGGGCTTTATATTTACTGAATTAGAGCAGGATTACCCAATTTGGGTAGCAGCGATAATTTCTAGCTTAATTTTTGCTTTACTACACTTAGTTTGGGAGCAACATGAAACTATCCCCCAACTACCAGGACTGTGGCTCATGGGAATGGTGCTAGTGTTGGCCAGGTTTGCCGATCGCGGTAATTTAGGGATAGCGTGGGGATTACATGCAGGATGGGTATGGGCGATCGCTACTCTAGACACAGCAGAACTGATTACTTACACAAGCACAGTCTCCGAATGGTATACGGGTAAGCATAAAAAACCCCTAGCTGGTTTAGCCGGGATTATTTGCATACTAGGAACTGGGGTGATTCTTTGGCTGTTTTCTGAGTATTTTTAA